The sequence AGCTTCTCCTTGGCCAGGCCGAGGCCCATCGCCAGGGCCACCAGCCGGGCCTGCGCCCCGTCGTGCAGGTCGCGCTCGATGCGGCGCAGGTCGGCGGCCGCCGTGTCCACCACGACCCCGCGGTCCGACTCCAGTTCGGCGATACGGCGTTCCAGCTCGTCGGAGGGCGACAGCAGCCCGCGCACCATCGCCCGGTCCACGTTGGCCAGCCCCCGCGCGAGGAACGGCAGCACCGGCCACAGCACGAACAACGAGGTCAGCACGGTGCAGAAGGTCAGGACCCCCCAGGGCAGCCGGATGAAGTCGTACAGCAGCGTCCGCCAGCCGACCGGGTCCTTCAGCGCCAGCCACAGCCGCTGCATCGGCCCCCCGCCCCGGGAGATCGGCAGCGGCGTCGGCTCCTCGACGTGCACCCCGAGCAGCGCCCGGGTCCGCTTCCGCTCCAGCTTGCCCAGCTGCCGGGCGCCCAGCAGAGAGACGGCCAGCACCGGAAGCCCGATCACCGTGAGGCTGAGGAGTCCGCCGGTGAACACCACCGTGTACGCGTAGACGAAGCCGAACACCGACACCGGCAGATTCAGCAGAAGATGCGCGATCTCCTTCCAGGTGTGACGGTCGAAGGCGAACCGGACCGGAGGAAGGCGGTCGG is a genomic window of Streptomyces griseochromogenes containing:
- a CDS encoding sensor histidine kinase — encoded protein: MTAPASAAGPTEGSDRLPPVRFAFDRHTWKEIAHLLLNLPVSVFGFVYAYTVVFTGGLLSLTVIGLPVLAVSLLGARQLGKLERKRTRALLGVHVEEPTPLPISRGGGPMQRLWLALKDPVGWRTLLYDFIRLPWGVLTFCTVLTSLFVLWPVLPFLARGLANVDRAMVRGLLSPSDELERRIAELESDRGVVVDTAAADLRRIERDLHDGAQARLVALAMGLGLAKEKLLEGQADDAVAEMVAEAHGEVKLALQELRDLARGIHPAVLTDRGLDAALSSVASRCTVPVKVTADLPARPAPAIEGIAYFTVSELLQNISKHSGARSASVDVWRAEDRLLIQVRDDGRGGARLEAGSGMRGLADRLGAVDGLFVVDSPAGGPTVVTAELPWRDRKE